One Parashewanella spongiae genomic window, AACTGGTGGCCGCTGATACCCAAGATGACATCGCGCCAAGCTCGTTAATACCTTCTTGCAACACTTGACCGGTTTTATCTTCACGATAATAAGCCACTTGATCTTTATCTTGCGGTACGTACTTTTGACCTTCATGTGCATAAATGCCCACTTGACGGAACAAACCTTCCATACCAAATGTACGTGCTTCATCAGGGATGATTGGAACGATTTTTTGTCCAACGCCTTTATCTTTCAGCAATGCCGTCAAAATACGAACAAAGGCCATTGTCGATGAAATTTCACGCCCATTTGAACCTTTTAATACCGCATCAAAGATGTTCAGTTCAGGGACTTTGATTTGCTCAGAGAATTGCTCAAGACGTTTTGGCATTGAACCATGAAGCGCATCACGACGCTCCATCATGTATTTGATTTCTGGTGAATCGGCACCTGGATGGTAGAAAGGAATATCTTCTAATTTGTCATCCGGTACTGGAATATCAAAACGATCACGGAAGTGTCGTACTGAATCCACCGCCATTTTCTTCACATTATGGGCGATATTTTTACCTTCACCAGCATCACCTTGACCATAACCTTTCACAGTTTTAGCCAAAATAACCGTTGGACGACCTTTGGTCTTTTTCGCTTTATCTAATGCGGCGTATACTTTAACTGGATCATGACCACCACGGTTCAAACGCCAAATGTCATCGTCAGACATGTTAGCGACCATTTCTGCCGTTTCTGGGTATTTACCAAAGAAGTGCTCACGCGTATACGCGCCACCCTTAGCTTTACAGTTTTGGTATTCACCATCAACGGTTTCTTCCATCAACTGCAATAGCTTACCACTGGTATCACGAGCTAATAGTGCATCCCAATAACGACCCCAAATCACTTTGGTCACTTCCCAACCTGCGCCGCGGAATTCGCCTTCGAGCTCTTGGATAATTTTACCGTTACCCCGCACAGGGCCATCAAGACGCTGTAGGTTACAGTTAATAATGAAAACTAGGTTATCCAATTCTTCACGAGCCGCAAGCCCAATGGCGCCCAATGCTTCTGGCTCGTCACACTCACCATCACCTAAGAAACAATAAACCGTTTGCTCTGAACAATCTTTAATACCACGATCGGTCAAATACTTAAGAAAACGTGCCTGATAAATTGCTTGGATAGGACCAAGACCCATAGAAACTGTAGGAAACTGCCAGTAATCACTCATCAGTTTAGGGTGAGGATAAGAAGACAGACCTTTACTATCGGCTTCTTGACGGAAATTAGCGAGTTGCTCTTCAGTCAAACGCCCTTCAAGGAATGAACGTGCATAAATACCCGGTGCAATATGACCTTGGAAATAAACCAGATCACCACCATCTTTATCATTTGGCGCACGGAAGAAGTGATTAAAACACACATCATAAATCGTCGCGCTTGATGAAAAGCTTGATATATGACCGCCCAGTTCAAGATCTTTCATTGAACCACGCAATACCATAGCAAGCGCGTTCCAACGAACTAACGCACGAATACGGCGCTCCATTTCTTGATTGCCCGGCATGTTTGGCTCTTGGCCGGCTGGAATGGTGTTTATGTAAGCCGTGGTTGCAGTATATGGTAAGTGAGTACCATTGCGGCGTGCTTTATCAATCATCTTTTCTAAAAGATAATGAGCCCGTTCAGGACCTTCTTGCTCCAATACAGCTTGCATGGCGTCAAGCCATTCTTGAGTTTCTAATGGATCTACGTCTTGTAGCATATCTTCAGACATGACACTGTCCTTCTCTCTATCAGATTTAGGTATCAGGCAATTGCGCCTAATCACCACTCTTCAATCGGCGCAAACTACGCTGCAACCGGCTATCTTCTTCCCGCATGGATAACATGACTTCTTCAATGTAGCTTAAATGCTCATTAGAGGCTTCACGCGCCAATTGTGGGTTTCGTTCTACAATGGCAGCCAACAACGCTCTACGATGTTGATTAGCCATTTTAGCCGCGTCTTCACGGCGGCTCAGCAATACTAAATTTTGAGCGACATTTTTGTGTAATACAGGCTCAAGACTAAGCACTAAATGCAACATGGCAACATTGTGAGAAGCCTCAGCGATTGAGCGATAAAAACTCACAATTGCCGCGGCTTTTTCTTCAATATCGTCGGCTTGCTCGACTTCCAAAATACGACGTTTAATGCTTTGCATGTCTGCATCTGTACCGCGAAGTGCGGCAAAATAAGCCATCATGCCTTCCGTTGCATGACGAAACTCCAACAAGTCATACTGACTTTCGGAGTCATTATTCATCAGTTCAACAATGGGATCGGCCAAGCTTTTCCAAAGCTGCTGTTTGACATAAGTGCCACCACCTTGGCGGCGCATTAACAAACCTTTGGCTTCTAACTTTTGAATGGCTTCGCGCAATGATGGACGTGATACATCGAATTGGGTCGCTAACTCGCGCTCTGGCAATAATTTTTGCCCGGGTTGCAAGCTGCCTTCGAGGATCATTTGTTCCAACTGCCCCATAATGACGTCAGAAATCTTGGGTTGATTAACTTTACTATAAGCCATATGGCTCCCTGTAAATTGGTCTTACCAATTTTTTTGAGTGGCCGCACTTTATCAAATCAATGTGTTAATGTCCACAAAGTGCGATTTTACTCTGTGTGATCTCGCTCAGTGAGCTTGATCAACATTTACTTGAGCATAACCCAAAATGTTGGCAAAGGGGTCAGACCATTTGACCCTTTAATAAAATTGATTGGTTGAGAAAAAATCGATAATTGATATAGTTAACTTATAAAAAGCTGATTAAGTAATGATAAAATATGGCTCATGAATGGAAATCAGGTTGGTTTATTCCAGCACAGCATCGTGAATCACCTCATTTTAACGCTCGTCCGACAGCTGAAGTTAGTTTGTTAGTGATCCACAACATCAGTTTACCTGCTGGAAAATTTGGTCAACGTTATGTGGATGACTTATTCATGGGAAAGCTTGATTACCAAGCAGATAATAGCTTTCATTTACTTGAAGGGATCCGAGTTTCAGCTAATTTTTTCATTCGTCGAGATGGCGAGCTCATTCAATATGTCAGTTGCGACGACAGGGCGTGGCATGCCGGAGTCTCCGAATTTGAAGGGCGTTCAGGTTGTAATGATTTCTCCATCGGCATTGAGCTTGAAGGCACTGACCACCAGCCGTTTACTCATAAACAATATCAACAACTTATCCAGTTAACTCGAGCTATTATGGCTCAATACCCTGACATAACGAAGCAAAGGATCACTGGTCACAGCGACATTGCTCCCGAACGCAAAACTGATCCAGGCCCTTATTTTGATTGGCAATATTACTTAACTCAATTATGCTAACTCACGAGTATCATTTACATCTCAGCGAATAGGATTTTTTAACATGGCGTTATTTTCACTTTTAATCGCAATTTTCGCTGAGCGAATGAAATTCCTCCCTCAAAATTGGCAAATCGCATCACTGCTATCCCAATTTCAACAGCGGTTCATAGGTTCACATTCGTTATCCTCTCCTGTGTTTACTGTAGTAGCTTTAACCTTTCCCGCGGCCAGTATTGCGGTTTTATTATGGTTAGCCCAAGGCGTTTTATTTGGTGCGGTAACATTATTACTCTGGGTTGGGATATCGGTCATTTGTTTAAGCCATTTTCACCTCAGATCAACCTTTAAACATTTTATGCAAGCCGCTTGTCGAGGTGATGTGCAAGCCTGTTACCATTTGTCTACAGAATTAGAAGGCACCTGTACTAAAGCAGTCTCAGAATCCGAATTGGGTACAACTGTGGGGCAAAGTGTTGCTTGGATCAATTATCGAAATTACGGTGCGGTAGCCATTTATTTAATTGCCTTAGGTCCTGTAGGTGCCGTATTTTATAGTACACTACGTTTTTATAGTGAAACGGCACAAAAAGAATCAATCAAGCCGCCTTTTGTCTCTCAATTGTGTTTTTTATTGGATTGGCTGCCAAGTCGACTATTTGCTTTTGGTTACTTGCTCAGTGGACATTTTTCTCACGGCTTATCAACTTGGTTACCTTTAATTACTAAACCAGCCACCCCAGCACGAACCATCATTGTAGATACCGCGCTTGCATCTGAAGTATTACCTGAAAAGTCTACGGCTCCCATTTGTATTCAGTCTACTATTGCCTTGCTGACGTTAGCAAAACGCAGTTTCATTTTATTTGTTACTTTAGTCTCACTGCTGACTATTTTTGGCTGGTTAAACTAGAAACTATGAAGGACAGTAACTCAACTACCCTTTAGTTACCACAACACAAGGGGAATATTATGAGCACCGTCCTTCAAGTAAAAGATAACGCAAAATTTGTTAATTTGTACATTGCTTTTGAACTTAGCAGTAAAACTTGGAAGCTTGGCTTTTCAAATGGTGAAAAAAAGAGAGTCAAAACGATTGATTCCCGAGACTGGAAAGCCCTACATCATGAAATAGCCTTAGCAAAAGAAAAGCTATTCTGCGTTGAAAACTGCAAAGTCATTAGCTGTTACGAAGCAGGTAGAGACGGATTCTGGATACACAGAGCGTTAATTAAAGACGGCATCGAAAATCATGTGATTGACTCAGCCAGTATTGAAGTCAGCCGAAAACAGAAGAAAGTCAAAACCGATAGAGTTGATGTGATTGCTTTGCTCCGTTTACTGATGCGTTATCACTCTGGAGAGCAAGAAGCTTTAAATATCATCAATGTTCCAAATGTAGAAGCTGAAGATAAGCGACGAATTAACCGAGAGCGAGAACGATTAGTAAAAGAGCGTGGCAGTCACAGCGCACGAATTAAGTCACTTCTGTGTTTGCATGGTATCAGCGTGGAAAATATCTCTAAACTAAAGGGGAAAGTTAATCAACTTAAGACGGCGGTTCTCAATAAGCCTTTACCGACAGATTTAGTGACGGAAATAGAGCGAGAACTTGATAGGCATGAAATTGTCGACAAGCAAATTAAAGCAATTGAGAAATTACAAAAACAACGTGTTCTTGATGACTGTGATGACGCATCGCAAAAAATTAATCAGCTCATGCAGCTTAAAGGCGTAGGCTGGCAATCGAGCTGGGTATTAGTAACAGAGTTTTTCCATTGGCGAGAATTTAAAAACGCTAAACAAGTGGGAGCTTGTGCAGGAATGACACCAACGCCTTACGATAGTGGTGACAGTCAAAGAGAGCAAGGCATTTGCAAGTCAGGTAATCGACGAATACGAAAGATTATGGTTGAACTCAGTTGGTTTTGGTTACGGTATCAACCCAAATCAGAATTGAGTTTATGGTTCGAACAGCGTTTCGCTCATGGCAGTAAACGAATGAGACGCATCGGCATTGTTGCTATGGCACGTAAACTTCTTATCAAACTGTGGAAGTATTTAGAGCATGGAGAAGTGCCATCAGGTGCAACGATGTCACTTTAATCAAAATAACCAAGTAAAGAGTAAAATGTAGTAAAGCGTTGTTCGATGCTAACTGTACAGCCCCTTGATAAGCAAGGCTAAATCGTTTTTCTAGAAGAGTTAGTATCATTATTCAGGTTAGGCGTGATAATGCGCATGCAATTTAAGGTGACTGACTAAAGTCAGAACGGATAGAAGGTGGTTAGCCATTAAGCTGACACAACAAAACCTGAGCAACACTTTTAACCAGAGAAACTGAATGAAATAAAGTAAAAACTGAAGGGCTTGACAAAGATGTCCTCATAGAAGGGGCTGTTGATCTTTCGTGATTGTTTTTGCAGCGATAAATTGGTTATTTTATGCAAGGCAGAGTTTGTGAGGTTTGGTTATTATCGACATACAAAACTGTCGTTACTTCGTTTCCAAATAAGAAAACGATAACGCAGCACCTTTGATTTAGAAAGAGCGACCAATTTACGCTCTCTCTTTTTTCGATGCTTTTGAGCATTCACTGTTCTGTGTTGTGACCAGCTCACTTAGATGGCTAAGCATCACTGCTCACGCCTTGAACCTAAATATATCAGTTGAAGGCACAATTTAACTTTAATCTATTGAAGTTAAATACAAGATTAAACAACCCGAATTCACCCATCAGGTGAGTGCTGAACATTCATATACTTGCCAAAATCACCGCTAGCTGCGTTATAAATTTTGCAAGTAGAACCGCCGTAGCTATGTAATTGGTATAACCGAAGTTGCAACACCGTAGAATGCTGAAACTGGGCACTAGAAAATCTTAAGAAACTTATGGTCAGGTACTTATGCTTTCATCAATTTCGATTGCGCTTTGAGCACACACATAGCTCTGAGTTGAGCATTTAATTACTGTAAGTTGGTATTAGTTGAGCAACTTGAGTACTTAACATC contains:
- the aceE gene encoding pyruvate dehydrogenase (acetyl-transferring), homodimeric type encodes the protein MSEDMLQDVDPLETQEWLDAMQAVLEQEGPERAHYLLEKMIDKARRNGTHLPYTATTAYINTIPAGQEPNMPGNQEMERRIRALVRWNALAMVLRGSMKDLELGGHISSFSSSATIYDVCFNHFFRAPNDKDGGDLVYFQGHIAPGIYARSFLEGRLTEEQLANFRQEADSKGLSSYPHPKLMSDYWQFPTVSMGLGPIQAIYQARFLKYLTDRGIKDCSEQTVYCFLGDGECDEPEALGAIGLAAREELDNLVFIINCNLQRLDGPVRGNGKIIQELEGEFRGAGWEVTKVIWGRYWDALLARDTSGKLLQLMEETVDGEYQNCKAKGGAYTREHFFGKYPETAEMVANMSDDDIWRLNRGGHDPVKVYAALDKAKKTKGRPTVILAKTVKGYGQGDAGEGKNIAHNVKKMAVDSVRHFRDRFDIPVPDDKLEDIPFYHPGADSPEIKYMMERRDALHGSMPKRLEQFSEQIKVPELNIFDAVLKGSNGREISSTMAFVRILTALLKDKGVGQKIVPIIPDEARTFGMEGLFRQVGIYAHEGQKYVPQDKDQVAYYREDKTGQVLQEGINELGAMSSWVSAATSYSVNDTPMIPFYIYYSMFGFQRIGDMAWAAGDMRARGFLVGGTSGRTTLNGEGLQHQDGHSHVLANTIPNCVTYDPTYGYEIAVVVQDGIRRMYGENQEDVFYYLTTMNENYVQPEMPAGAEEGIVKGIYKLETVEGSGKGKVQLMGCGTILEQVRSAAQALAKDFGITADVFSVTSFNELTRDGQAAERWNMLNPTETPKTAYISDVISSDSPAIAATDYMKVYGEQLRAYMPTDYKVLGTDGFGRSDSRDNLRHHFEVDAKFIVIAALKSLVDRGELPVDVLTKTIKEYGIDTDKVNPQYA
- the pdhR gene encoding pyruvate dehydrogenase complex transcriptional repressor PdhR; this encodes MAYSKVNQPKISDVIMGQLEQMILEGSLQPGQKLLPERELATQFDVSRPSLREAIQKLEAKGLLMRRQGGGTYVKQQLWKSLADPIVELMNNDSESQYDLLEFRHATEGMMAYFAALRGTDADMQSIKRRILEVEQADDIEEKAAAIVSFYRSIAEASHNVAMLHLVLSLEPVLHKNVAQNLVLLSRREDAAKMANQHRRALLAAIVERNPQLAREASNEHLSYIEEVMLSMREEDSRLQRSLRRLKSGD
- the ampD gene encoding 1,6-anhydro-N-acetylmuramyl-L-alanine amidase AmpD, with protein sequence MAHEWKSGWFIPAQHRESPHFNARPTAEVSLLVIHNISLPAGKFGQRYVDDLFMGKLDYQADNSFHLLEGIRVSANFFIRRDGELIQYVSCDDRAWHAGVSEFEGRSGCNDFSIGIELEGTDHQPFTHKQYQQLIQLTRAIMAQYPDITKQRITGHSDIAPERKTDPGPYFDWQYYLTQLC
- the ampE gene encoding beta-lactamase regulator AmpE codes for the protein MALFSLLIAIFAERMKFLPQNWQIASLLSQFQQRFIGSHSLSSPVFTVVALTFPAASIAVLLWLAQGVLFGAVTLLLWVGISVICLSHFHLRSTFKHFMQAACRGDVQACYHLSTELEGTCTKAVSESELGTTVGQSVAWINYRNYGAVAIYLIALGPVGAVFYSTLRFYSETAQKESIKPPFVSQLCFLLDWLPSRLFAFGYLLSGHFSHGLSTWLPLITKPATPARTIIVDTALASEVLPEKSTAPICIQSTIALLTLAKRSFILFVTLVSLLTIFGWLN
- a CDS encoding IS110 family transposase, which encodes MSTVLQVKDNAKFVNLYIAFELSSKTWKLGFSNGEKKRVKTIDSRDWKALHHEIALAKEKLFCVENCKVISCYEAGRDGFWIHRALIKDGIENHVIDSASIEVSRKQKKVKTDRVDVIALLRLLMRYHSGEQEALNIINVPNVEAEDKRRINRERERLVKERGSHSARIKSLLCLHGISVENISKLKGKVNQLKTAVLNKPLPTDLVTEIERELDRHEIVDKQIKAIEKLQKQRVLDDCDDASQKINQLMQLKGVGWQSSWVLVTEFFHWREFKNAKQVGACAGMTPTPYDSGDSQREQGICKSGNRRIRKIMVELSWFWLRYQPKSELSLWFEQRFAHGSKRMRRIGIVAMARKLLIKLWKYLEHGEVPSGATMSL